Proteins from one Salaquimonas pukyongi genomic window:
- a CDS encoding M48 family metalloprotease, with the protein MPNTGWAQRLPLVRDAEIEGLLKSYTAPIFAAAGLGKGAVDVYLVHNPAFNAFVTDRRMFIHTGALMQADVPNEIIGVIAHETGHIIGGHQVRMRDRLERAQVLAAVGALLGAGAMVAGGDLGDAAGQAIISGGGNTLKRTLLSYQREEETAADRAAVTLLEKTGQSGAGMLKTFERLGSQLLFSSSRIDPYIQSHPLPRARIALLQTVVRQSPSFNRPDPEALQIRHDMARAKIAAYAGGLGQVRRLFRDRPNSLPALYGTAIAQYLRGDVKSALRVIDKLIQKMPNHAYLYEIKAEILLKSRQAGKAVAPMRKAIQLDPFKSGLLRVQYGHVLLETGKRENIAEAIKQIKAGLARDRKTVSGYEFLARAYAKLGREAEALAATAEQRFLVGRYKEAKQFAFRAQKGLKKNSPQWVRMQDIVLYKPKKKKRF; encoded by the coding sequence ATGCCGAATACCGGCTGGGCGCAGCGCCTGCCGCTGGTGCGCGATGCGGAGATTGAGGGGCTGCTGAAATCCTACACTGCACCGATATTTGCTGCCGCCGGCCTTGGAAAGGGTGCGGTCGACGTCTATCTGGTGCACAATCCCGCCTTTAATGCATTCGTCACCGACCGCCGGATGTTCATTCATACCGGCGCCTTGATGCAGGCCGATGTTCCCAATGAGATCATCGGCGTGATCGCTCACGAAACCGGCCATATCATCGGCGGCCATCAGGTCAGAATGCGCGACCGGCTGGAGCGGGCCCAGGTGCTGGCGGCCGTTGGTGCCCTGCTTGGCGCCGGCGCAATGGTGGCAGGCGGCGATCTGGGCGATGCAGCCGGACAGGCCATCATTTCGGGCGGCGGCAATACGCTCAAACGCACGCTGCTTTCCTATCAGCGCGAAGAGGAAACTGCCGCTGACCGCGCAGCCGTCACCCTGCTGGAAAAAACCGGCCAGTCCGGCGCCGGCATGCTCAAGACGTTCGAGCGGCTGGGTTCCCAATTGCTGTTTTCCTCCTCGCGCATCGACCCCTACATCCAGAGCCACCCCCTGCCCCGCGCCCGCATTGCCCTGCTTCAAACCGTTGTGCGCCAGTCGCCGAGCTTTAACAGGCCCGATCCCGAGGCACTGCAAATCCGCCACGACATGGCGCGCGCCAAGATTGCCGCCTATGCGGGCGGGCTTGGCCAGGTCCGGCGGCTGTTCAGGGACAGGCCCAACAGCCTTCCCGCCCTCTATGGCACCGCCATCGCGCAATATCTGCGCGGCGATGTGAAAAGCGCCTTGCGGGTTATCGACAAATTGATTCAGAAGATGCCAAATCACGCCTATCTGTATGAAATCAAGGCGGAAATACTGCTGAAGAGCCGCCAGGCCGGCAAGGCGGTCGCCCCCATGCGCAAGGCCATCCAGCTCGATCCCTTCAAATCCGGCCTGCTGCGTGTCCAATACGGCCATGTGCTGCTGGAAACCGGCAAGCGCGAAAACATTGCCGAGGCGATTAAGCAGATCAAGGCCGGCCTTGCCCGCGACCGGAAAACCGTTTCAGGCTATGAATTTCTTGCCCGTGCCTATGCCAAGCTCGGACGGGAGGCGGAAGCCCTTGCCGCCACTGCAGAACAGCGGTTTCTTGTCGGCCGCTACAAGGAAGCAAAACAGTTCGCCTTTCGCGCTCAAAAAGGTTTGAAGAAGAATTCACCGCAATGGGTTCGCATGCAGGACATTGTTCTGTACAAGCCGAAGAAGAAGAAACGCTTCTAG